CCGCATACCGCTCATGCCCGGCCCTTCAGTCACTGGGCGTCACTGGGCATTTCAGGCTCATTCAAGCCGGAGAGACGCAGCGCCCGTCATCCTCCAGCCCGGGGCGGCACCGGCGATCGAGGCCCTTCCACCGGCGTGACGTCAGCTCTCGTCGTCGTCCTCGGCGGCGTCCGGGTCGCGCAGGTCACGGATGCCGCCGAGGGCCAACCCGGGCAGGGCAAAGGTGCAGGTTCCGTGCACAGGCCGCGATGGACGATCACGTGGGGCCGGGCCGGGCCGGGCCGGTGGGTCTCGACCTCCTCATGGCGTGCCCCCGCGGGCGAGGACGACACCGCGGACGGCCGAGTTCTGCCCGGGCCCGGCCTGGGCGCCAGTCTTCTCACCCATCGACCTGCACCGGGCCCACCCCGGCGAACCGGACGGCAGCGAGAACCCTTCAGCGCTCGCACTGCGGCGGCCATCAGGCCGGGACAGACCACGAGCCCGGCGCCGGCGAAGACCCGTACACGGAGGTACTCGCCTCACGACCGCCCGCCACCCGCTGGGACCAGGCCACATTCCGCTGTGGCCAGTGCGGCGCCGCGCCCACCCAGGCCGACTACGTGCAGGCCGTCGGCGCCCACCGCGACGCGCAAGTCCTGCTCGCACGCCTCAACCCGACCGAGCGTGACGACCTCGTCCCGATTCTCCGCACGGTCCTCGGCGCGGTCCTCGGCGCGCCGGAGACCGGCATCGAGTTCCCGGCGCTGATGGACCAGCAGGCACCCAGCAACGCTTCCGCCCCGCACTGACGGCTCCCTGCCCTGGCCCCAACCGCCTCGGGGCCGGGGCGGCCCGGAGGCCCGGACAGACCCGCCCGGCCTGCCCCCGACAGGAGATGTGCCGTCATGACCGTCGTCCCGCTCCACCCCGCCGTCCGGCACTACGCGCCGCGGACGAAGCACCGGTCCCGACCGTCGTCCGGCGCCAGGCCGCCGCCGGCTTCGACCGGCCCGGCCGTCGCCGAGAACGACTCGAGGAAGCTGCCCTCCAGGCGGTGCCGGACACCGACGCCGTCCCGATCAGCCCGTTCCCCGACACCCTCAGCACCGCTGTCCCGCCCATGAACCGGACCGGCTGCACCCCGGTCGACGACCACCAGTCCTACGCGGCATGCGCGGTGACCCACCTCGGCTCCGCCGACGGCATCCGCGGCTGGTGGCTGGCTTGCACTACACCCAGCGCACCGACCAGCTCGGCGACCACGAGCAGGTCCTCACCCTGATCGCGCCCTGCGCCTGCGGCACCTGCTTCCACGTGGAGATCCCTGACGAGGACGCGCTGATCGTGATGCCGGACGAGCCCGACACCACCGCCGGCGCCCCCGTCGGATGCGACCACCGCTTGCGCATCCGCTCCGCGAGCTACGCCGACCAGGACCCACGACAGCGTCGGGCAGCCCTTCCTGCCAGTCCCGCACACCCACCAGCCGGCGAGCGGCCCGTTCTACTGGTGGCGCGCTGGAGGATACGCACACACCCGGCCGTCCGCAGCCGCCTTGGACGTTTCTCTCGGGGAATCAGCTTCCCCGGCGGGGGAAGAGCGGGCGGCCGGTCAGAAGTGAGCGAGCAGGAAACGCTGGACCTCGGCGTGGGTCATCGGCCCGGCGCTGCGTGCCGCCACCGCACCTTCTTTGAGCAGGACGATGGACGGGGCTCCGGTGACGCCGTATCGCTTGGTCGCCTCCGGGCAGCGGGTGATATCGATCTTGATGGCTGTCAGGCGGTCCGCGTACTCCTCGGCGATCCGACCCACGACAAGGTCCATGGCCCGGCACGCTTCGATCGCCTTCGGCCACGTCCCGCAGAAGTAGGCGAGGACCGGGCCATCGCTCATCCTGAGGACGAAGTCGACCTCCGCATCCTCCAGTGGCTGGTGAACGCGCCGTGGCATCGGAGCTCCTGACCTCGTGATCGACGTACCGGGGGCACCATCATCGCCTGCGACACGCGCGTCCGACGCCGGCCGCGGCCAGGTCCCGGTCTTCACCGGGTCCAGGGCGTGGGCCGGGGCTGCGTCGACTTGTCCGCCGGCACGGTCCCCTGGAGGGCACTTCGGCATCAGGGGCCGCTTCGGGTCTCCCTGCGTGCCTGTGCATGCGGCTCAAGTGCTTTGACGTGGCAATGTCAGAATATTGATCATGAGTGACCGTCGGCCCGAACGGCCCGAGCCGCCCCAAGAGGCCCCGCCGCCCGAGCCCGTTGACGCCCCGGAGCCGGCGAAGGCGGCGGATACGGACTCCGGTACGGGCCCGGCGGAAGCGCCGGAACCGGCGGACGCGCGCGACGCAGGCGCCGGGCAGGGGGACGACGCTCCGGAGCCGGCGACTGCAGAGGAAGCGGGCAGCGCACCGGAGACCAGTGACGCACCGGAGCCGGGATCCGAGCAGCCGGACGCCGAGGCCCCGGAACCACAGAGCGCGGAAGGTCCGGACTCCGGCACAAGCCCGGCAGACGCCCCGCAGCCGGCGGACGCGCGCGACGCGGACATCGAGCAGGCTGACGACGCTCCGGAGCCGGCGGACGCAGAGGAAGCCGACAGCGCACCGGAGAAGACCGGCACCCCGGAGCCGGAGACCGAGCAGCCCGACACCGACGTCCCGGAGCCGACGGGCGCGGAGGACTCGCAGGAAGCGGGTGCCGGGGAAGCGGACGAGGCCCCGGAGCCGGAGGCCGTAGAGGAATCCGACAGCGCACCCGAGGAAACCGACACCCTGGAGCCGGAAGCCGAGCAGTGGGACGCCGAGGCTCCGGAACCGGCGACTGCTGAGGAAGCAGACTTCGAAACCGGCCCGGCGGACGCACGCGAGGCGGATGCCGACCAGGCAGACGACGCCCCGGAACCGGCGGACGCAGAAGAAGCCGACATCCCGGAGCCGGAGGCTGAGCAGGCCGACGCCGACGCGCCGGAATCCGTGGACGCGGCTGACGCAGATTCCGAAGCAGGTCCCGTAGGTGCGCACGATGCGGGCGCCGAGCAGACGGACGATGCTCCGGAACCGGCGACTGCTGAGGACGCAGACTCCGGGGAGGAACCCGGCAGCGGCGGTGCGCAGAACGCCGAGTCGCCGGCGGGGACCGACGAGCCTGGCGACGACGGGGATCCGGAGGGGCAGGAAGCGGGCACCGGTGAAGACGGTGAAGACGCCGAGGAGGAGTCGGAGTCCACGGAGGGAGGCGACGACGAGGGCGATGTTGAACGCAAGGCCGAGACAGATGCCAAGATCGCAGAGTTCGAAAGCCAAGGCCACGGTCCGCAACGACACCTGCACCCGAGTACCGAGGCTCTGAAGGCCCGGAAGGGCGAACCGAAGGTCGGCGACAACGGCGACGTGAAATTCAAGGGCAACGGCCATGTCGAGACCAAGCGCCACGTGAACCCGGAGACCGGCCGCGTCAAGGACGTCAAGGCGAATGGTGGAACCAGGCCTCACGGCTGCGGGGATTATGCGACCAAGTTCGAGAACGCCGAGGACTACGTCAAAGCCGAGCAGTACCTGCGTCAAAAGGCGGAGCAGACCGGAAAGCCCAAAGTCAACGCCACCATCGAGGAGATCTTCGGCCCGGGCGACCATTCAGGTAAATTCGAGGGATATTACGTCGATCCCGTGAAACCCAAGAATAAAGACGGAACCGTCAATCATCTTCCCGTGGACTTCCGTGGAGGGCGCATTGTCGCTGAATTCAACGAAAGTACCGGCGGACTGCATACGATGTACCCCGACCCCAGGGCCGGACGACACCCTTAGGGAAGCTCCATGGACGAAAATACTCAAGACTTCATCAGCAGCGCATTCGGCCCCTCGTACATCAATGAGCCCGAGGTTCTCAAGGCGAACCTGGTGCACAGCCTCAGCGCGCCGGGCATCTTCACGAAGACCCGTAAGGCTCAGCGCGACGGGTTCGCCCAGGTGATCCGCAACCGCGAGATGTCGCTGACGGACTGGGACATCATCACGGAGGGCGTGATCCGCTTCCCGACCGAGGACGAGATGTACGTGTTCCTCCAGGCGTCGTACGACTACTTCTTCGGCGACGCCCCGGAGCCGCCGGACTACCCGGAGAGTGATGAGGACTGACGTGGGCGAGCGTCAAACGCTGTCAGGGCGGTCGAGTTCGGGGCCGATGAGGCTTTTGCGGATGCCTGCGGGATGTCTGCGGGATGCCTGCGACTTCCTGTTCGGGAGAAGCGGGAAGCAGGCTGTCCTCCCGAAAGGCTGACGGTCATGGGATTCGCGGCAGGACATGGGCCGGCCCTGCCTGGTGGCGGGGGCCGGCACCCCCTGCTCCGGTGAGGGTTCCGCCCGGTTCCTGGCGCCCGGCACCGCGGACACGCCACTGTCGAAGACCACATCCGGTGCGGCAAGGACATCGGATTCGGCCGCTTGCCCTCCCGCCACTTCGCCATCGACGCGGCCTGGCCCGAACTCGGCCTCGCAGCGATCGGCCTCCTGTCTGGACCCGCGTTTGCTACTGGACTGCGGGCCGGCCGATGCCGAGCCCAGGGGAGACTTCGTTACCGGCTGCTGCACGTCGCCGCCCGCCTCATCCAGCAGCACCTCCGCATCCGCACGCGGCACCCCGCCGTCGTGCCGGGGCCGGTGACCGCGCGACTGCCGGCAGGCCAACAGCCTTCTCCTCCAGCCCGTAGCAGGCGGCGATCCGGCAAAGAAGCGGCAACGTCGTCCTTGGTGAGAGGAGACAGACGGAAAACCCCCGGGAACCATCCCTCATTCCCGGAAATCACAGCTTCCGAGTGCTGATACCTCCCTTCTCGGGCAGCTCGGCCGCGTCGCTGGTGCGACCGCGGAGCCCAACAACCACGAGTACGTCACCACTCGTCGGCTTCACCGCCTAGAACCCAGGCCCGGCAGGATGCGGAGCAGTTCCTGCCACCCTCGTGATGGCGCGCGGTGAGGTCTGCTGGTCGCGGCCGCACGGCCGCTGGGTATTCCTGATCTCATCGCTTTTCAGGAAGAGCGGTCGGGCCATTCAAGATCGCGCACGGATGGTGGCAGGACCGGTTGATAGCCGGAGTTGGTGTGGGAACGGCGGTTGCGGCGGCGCGCCCGTAGTCGCACTCCGCCGGACGTCGGTGCGCGTACGGGGGCCGGAGGGCGGGGAGCCCCGAAGGTATGGCGCAGCGGCTCGTCAAGAAGTGCGTCGGCTGCAGCGCGGATAAAAGGACCCAGGGGGAGGAGAAACGGTTGGTGAGGAGGCCCCGGGTGGCAGCCCACAGTTCAGCTGCCTCGGCGGTGGTCGTGAATCGGCTCTGCTCGAAATGGTCCATCCAAGCCGCGAACTCATCCCATGCAGGTGAGACGTCGCCGATTCCCATCCGGTCGGCGAGAGCGCGGTAGGCGGTGTGGGAGGCATCCTTCTCGTCCTGGGTCGCGCCGATATGCCCGCGGCGGGCTCCTACCGTCCGGGCCCCGGCTGCTCCGAGCCCTGCGCCGCCGGGCGCTGGACCTTGTGCGCCCGGGGCGCCTGGCCGATCGGGTCGTGGAGGAAGCGCGCCAGGCGGAGCGGGACGCGCGGCGTGCATCCCCGTCGGTCTGTGCGTGGGTGGGCCCGCCCAGACCGGTGACCGCCGCCGAACTTGGGCGGGACATGGGGCTTTGTCGGAATCCTCAGCCGGTCGTGCTCCGGAAGCCAGGCGTGTGACGCATATTCAAGTTTTATTTTCTGACTTTGATGCGTAATTTGCATAGCTTCGAGTATGGTGAGGATATGGGTTTGGAGGAGACGCTGAGGCTTACGGTGGCTGCGTTGATGCAGGCGACGGGGGATTCGCAGCGGGTGCTCGCTGCGGTGCTCGGGCTGACGCAGACGCAGGTCTCGCGCCGGCAGACCGGGGCCACTTCGTGGAGCCTGCGGGACGTCGACGTCCTGGCCGAGCACTACGACGTCGCTGTGCTGGATCTGCTGGCGGGCCCGACCCGGGCGTGCGAGGCACTACCCGCCGCCCGCCGCCGCGGCAGCAACGCCGAGAAGGGAGCGGCCCGATGAGTGACTTCGACGCGATCGACTCGCTGCTCGCCGCCGTCGGCCCTCAGGCCGAACTCCCCGCCCCCCAGGTCCGCCGGGAGCTGCGGGAGCGGGCCCGGTTGTCGAAAGCCCAGGTGGCCCGAGCACTCGGGGTGAGCCCTTCTACCGTCGCGGGCTGGGAGAGCGGCCGGGACCCGGCTGGTGAGATCCGCACCAAGTACGCCTACCTGCTGGACGGTCTGGCCGCGAAGTTCCCCGACGAGACCAAGCAGGAAACCGCCCTCGCCGCCGGGCAGGAGGCCGCTCCCGTCGCCGAGCCGTCCCCGCCGCCGATCACCCGCCCGGCAACCGGTCACCTTTCGCCGGAGACCGTGGAAGGCGGCGATGAGGTGGAGGCCCTCGCCGTGCCGGAGCCGTGTGTGCTCTGCGGCCGCCCGGCCGTGCACCGGGTGGCGGGTTTCGCCCAGCACCTGGACCCGGCCGACTGCCAGACCACGGCCGTCGTGCCACCCGCCCAGCACGCCCCGACCCCCGTACGTCCCGAGGCCACGCAGGCTGGGAAGCCGGCAACAGGCACGCCGCCTGAGCCGCGCCCCTCCGGGCGTTCCCAGGGCCCGGCCCGGCGTGCATTCCAGGAGCCGTCCGGACCGGCTGATCTGATCGGCCAGGCGGTGCAGGCCGCGCTCGCCGAGCACGAGGGCGACGTGGAAGCCGCGACGACGGCGCTGCTGAAGCGGGCGATCCCGGATGCCATGCGGCTGCTGGACGAGACCCGCAAGGGCGCCCGTTACGACGTCATCGCCCATCCCTGGATCCCTGACATCCTCAAGAAGCAGACCTCCCGCGGCGCCGACCAGATCTGGGAAGCCCGCCCGAAATGGACCCGGGCCGAGCTTCCTCCCGGCTGTCACGAGGTCACCGCGCTCGACATCAACGGCGCCTACCTCTCCGCTCTCAAGACCCACCTTCCGCTCGGCCAGCTGGAGCACTCGGCCGGTCTCACCCACGACCGGCGCCGAGCCGGCGTCCACCTGATCACCCCACCCGAGTGGGAGCACGAGACGGTACTGCCCAACCCGATCGGGAACCGGGACGAGCCCGGCCCCCTGTGGGTGACCGAACCCACCCTGCGCCTCCT
This portion of the Streptomyces roseifaciens genome encodes:
- a CDS encoding thioredoxin family protein, with protein sequence MPRRVHQPLEDAEVDFVLRMSDGPVLAYFCGTWPKAIEACRAMDLVVGRIAEEYADRLTAIKIDITRCPEATKRYGVTGAPSIVLLKEGAVAARSAGPMTHAEVQRFLLAHF
- a CDS encoding helix-turn-helix domain-containing protein; this translates as MGLEETLRLTVAALMQATGDSQRVLAAVLGLTQTQVSRRQTGATSWSLRDVDVLAEHYDVAVLDLLAGPTRACEALPAARRRGSNAEKGAAR
- a CDS encoding helix-turn-helix domain-containing protein → MSDFDAIDSLLAAVGPQAELPAPQVRRELRERARLSKAQVARALGVSPSTVAGWESGRDPAGEIRTKYAYLLDGLAAKFPDETKQETALAAGQEAAPVAEPSPPPITRPATGHLSPETVEGGDEVEALAVPEPCVLCGRPAVHRVAGFAQHLDPADCQTTAVVPPAQHAPTPVRPEATQAGKPATGTPPEPRPSGRSQGPARRAFQEPSGPADLIGQAVQAALAEHEGDVEAATTALLKRAIPDAMRLLDETRKGARYDVIAHPWIPDILKKQTSRGADQIWEARPKWTRAELPPGCHEVTALDINGAYLSALKTHLPLGQLEHSAGLTHDRRRAGVHLITPPEWEHETVLPNPIGNRDEPGPLWVTEPTLRLLLRLSGPKYGLCEPPEIHESYTSGATENLLEKFRIALKDARDAAIEQGDDVALEYVKAMYSKFVSTMGESNYNRELYRPDWMHIIRSQAFSNLWLKALKAHDEGLTVVRAMGTDELHVIGDWRNVFPEGRGVTEVKVKDTYTAGIDTTEYMETEGEGEE